In Deltaproteobacteria bacterium, the genomic window GCTGCGCCCCGGTGAAGTGACCAAGACGCACCGGCACAACTACAGCACCGTCTACCACGCTTTTCGCGGCAACGGCACGATGATCGTCAACGGCGAAAAATTTGAATGGGAACAGGGCGACTGCTTCGTCCTGCCGCTTTGGGCGTGGCACAGCCACCAGAATCGTTCGAAGAGCGACGATGCGATTCTGTTTTCCGTCAGCGATCGGCCGGTGATGGAGGCGTTGAAGCTGTTTCGCGAAGAACCCGGCGAGGGATAGCTCTACCAAAGTAGTGTAGGTCGGGTTAGCGCAGCGCAACCCGACAAGTCACGCCCAAAGTCTACGAATCGGAATGTTGGGTCACGCTCACGCTAACCCACATATTCGGCCCGCCTGTCCTGAGGTTTTTATCGGGAGCAACCGATTTAACGTGTTCGCCTTCAGCGGTTTGAACTCGTTTAGGACAAGATTCTCGGTCCAAACAACTTCACCGCATTGTCCCAGAGAATTGTCCGCTTTGCATCGGCCGACGTGATCTGTGCGTCAAACATCGGCAGAGCCTTGGCGGGTTCAACGGCGTCGGCATGCGGATAATCTGTGTTCCAGACGATGTTTTCGCCGTTCAGTTCGCTCACTACAAAGTTGAGGGCTCGCTCGTCGCTATCGCAGGAAATCGTGCACTGGCGCATGAAATATTCGCTCGGCAGCATGCAGAGCCTTTCCGACTTACCCATGACGCTGTTGCGGCCGTGCGTATGATCGTCCATGCGGCCGAGCCAAAACGGCAGCCAGCCGGCGTTCGATTCGAGAATCGCCAAACGTAGTTTCGGAAACCGTTCGAGCAGGCCGGTGAAGATAAAGTGGCCGAGGGTCGCCATGTTGTCGCACGGAAAACCAAGCGCATGATTCAAGCCGCGCAGCGCCAGCTCCATGTCGTCTTTGCGATGGCCTTCCAATTTTCGAAACGGCTGGAAGCGGCGCTGACGATTTTCACCGTGGCAGGCGATGGGAAAATCGAGCTCGCAGGCAAGCTGCCAGAGCGGGTCGTACTGCGGCTCGTGCAGCCACTTGCCCTCGGGCAGGTAAGGATTGCGCACCGAAACCGCGCCCAACTCGGTGACAGCGCGGCGCGCTTCTTTAACCATCTCACCGACATCGGAGCCCGGCAGCACGGCGACAAACTTGAGCCGCTTGGGGTCGGCGCTGCAATACTCATGGCACCAATTGTTGTAAGCCCGGCACATGGCAGCGCCGAGCTGCAAGTCTTTGAGCGCCACACGATAGGCGAAGTTGCCGTTGTTGCCGGTCGGCAAGAGCACTTGGATATCCCATCCAAACTGATCCATGTCGCGCAGGCGAATGGCCGGCGACCACCATTGCCGGTAGGCTTCGCCATATTTTTCTTCCATCGCCCGCCGGGCGCTCTCAGGCGGCGCCGCTTGGATCTCGCCCTTGCCGATGAATTCCCCATCGGGCTCGTACACCATGATGTTGCCATCCATAAAGGCAACTTTGGGGACCTGATCGCGGTATTTAGCCTCGACATTGCGCGTCCAAAGATCCTGCGGCTCGTGCATGTGCCCGTCGGCGTCGATAACGTTGAATCCGTTCCACATCGCGACCTCCAGAATACCGGATTCGGATCAATTAACCGCAGAGAGCGCAAAGAACGCAAAAGTTCCGAAATCTCATCTTTGCGGCCTTTGCGTCTTTGCGCGAGTTTTTTCAGATCAGTCTACGGCCACTAACTTGCCACTCTGGTGCTCGACCGTTTTCCCGGTCATCTCCATGCCCGCTTGCGCGGCGAGGACAAAGCCGTTGCCCAGTGAATCCGGCGCCGGCAAGCGCTGGCGCGCTTCCTCAGGTGCGTCCTCGGTCGCAATCGCTTGCTTGGGACTGAAGGCAACGACGCAGACGTTCCACTCGCGCTCTTCCTCGGCCATGTATTTCGTAAAGGTGCGGATCGCGTCTTTGCTGACGACGTAGGGCGACGCGCCGTGGTTCTCCGGGCGCCCGCCGCCCCAGAGATTGACGATATTCCCCGAGCGCCGCTCCTCCATAAATGGCACAACGTACTTGGAACAGAGAAACGTGCCGCCAAGATTCGTTTGAATCACGCTGTTCCAAAAATCGTAACTGAGATTTCTCACCCGCGGCCACTTCGGAATGCCCCAGTTGAAATGGGGCACGATGCCGGCGTCGTTGATCAACGCGTCGATTTGGCCGAAGCGCGTGGCCGTTTCGTGCATCAATCGGCGCACGTCTTTTTCATCGCGCACGTCAGTCGGCACGGCCAGCACTTCGGCGCCCAATCCTTTGATTTCCCCTGACGTTTTGTGCAGCCGCTCGGCATCGGCGTCGGCCAACACGACCTTCGCGCCCGCCTTTGCCAGTGTATGCGCCGCGTGACGGCCGATGCCCTTGGCGCCGCCTGTAACGATGACTACTCTTCCCTGCATGATATAAGCCTCCTAATTTAATGTTTCAAAAATCTCGGGCAAAATCTTTATTGCGTAGTTGCGCAATTGCGCAACTATGCAAGTATCAGCTTTCGTCCGGCTCACCGTCGGCGCCGCTTTCGATCATTTCTTCAAAATCATCAGGCAGCGGCTCACCAGTTTCATCGGCCATCGTCTTACCCATCTCTTTAGCCCAGCGCGCCATCGCCTTGGGATCGTCCATGTCGCCCAGCTGACTCAAATCGGCGATATCTTCAATGGATCGCTTGGACCGCGCCCGTGCGGGGCGCGAGATTAACTTGCGCAGTTTTTTACCGCCGCATCGGGTGCATTCTGGCTCGTTCGAGTCAGCCACGACGCCAACGAGACAAGAGAAGGGTTTCTTACAGTCAAGACAAAGGTACTCGTAAATCGGCATCTCCACGCGCTCCCAGTTCTCGTCGAGCAGTCGGCCGAAAAACTCTTCGGAGCCCTTCGACTGAGCTCCGGGCGCACGGATCGGAGGTGGAATCTTTGCAGAAAGTCCGTTCATGCTGAGCTTGTCGAAGCATTCTTACGAGTTTTCAGCAGCCCGCAGCGATATTTCCCCTCAGAGCTTAAGCGGGCGCGATGAATCGCGGCCCTTGCTACGCCGGATCTCTCTGCTTTCCGCTCTCTCGGCGTCTCCCTACTTTCGCCAGCTGTGCACTGGCTGCCAACCCAGCAACTCCTTGGCGCGCGTGTTCGAATAGACGCCTGCGCTGCCGGTCAGCGCGCGCGCTTTGTCGCCTATCGCCGGTTTGACACGCGGATAGAAATCGCACAGCGGCTCGGCGATGGTGCTGTCGTCGGCAACGGCGAACATGATCGTGCCGCCGCGCAGCGGCCGTTTGACGGCTAAACCAAACGCCACTGCCAAATCGCGCGCGTCGACGTAGCTGTAAGCCTGAAACCCGGACGGCTTGCGGCCGCCGGATTTGCTCATCTCTTCGAGCTCATCGGGTGTCACCACGCCGCTCGGCCTAAGGCTGACAGTCACCAATCCCTTCAGCGCGTAGGAGCGCGCGATCGTCTCGCCGATCTCTTTCGACAAGCCGTACACATCCACCGGGCGGAGCGGATGGTTTTCATCAATCGGCAAATAGTCGGGCATGAAGTCTTCGCTGTAGCTCCAGCCCACTATCGCATTGCTACTCGCGGAAACGACCCGTTTCACACCGAGGCGAAAGGCGGCGTGATGGACATTGAACGTGCCGATCACGTTGGTCTCATAAACCAAGCGGGTCGTCGCGATGTTGGGATTGTGAATCGCAGCAAGATGAATCACCGCATCGGCGCCGTGCATCGCTTCCATCACTTGGCCAAGGTCCTGAATATCGCCGATGAGATATTTCACCGCGCCGCGCTCGGGCCCAGGGATTTGGTCGAGCACCGTAACTTGATGCGAAGCACTGACCAACTCCTGAACGAGATAGCGGCCAATTTTGCCTTGTCCACCGGTGACGAGAATCTTCATGGCTTTGTGGCTGTATTCTTTACCTCCCTTTGAAAAAGGGGGGTAGGGGGGATTTTCGTCGTCGCGAAAAAAACAAATCCCCCTCGATCCCCCCTTTTCCAAAGGGGGAAGCAACGCACTTCGTGCATCGATACGGTCTCGGCATTTCTACAGGCTGTAGAGAGCGCGCGGATTGTCGCTGACAATCTTCGCCGCAACGGCTGGGGTCAACCGTGCGTCGCTGCAGACACCGTTCAACGCGCCCAGCTCCGTCGCGCTATCGGCATGGCCGTAGTCGGTGCCGACGACGAGGTTATCGTCGCCCGCGGCTTGAATGATGTAGGGCAGATCGTCGCTGGTTTCGACGCCGACGTAGAAGCGGCTGTCGCGCAGCAGGTTCTTCGTGTCTAGCGTGCGGCCTTGCAGTTTGTAGCGCTTGTCGAGGTCGGTCATCACATAGGGCAGCCACTGGGCGCTGACTTCGAGAAAAGCGATTTTCAGCTTGGGAAAGCGTTCGGGAATCTTGTCCATGATGAGATTGTGAAACGCCCCGACGATGACCAATTTAAATTTGGCAAAGCCGATGGTCTCATACTTGTAATAATCGAAGAGTGCCGTGCTGCCGGTGGCGGAATGGATGCAGATCGGCAAGTCCAAGCGGCTCGACGCGTCATAGAGCGGAAAGAAATAGCTGTCGCTCAACAGTTTTTCGCATTCCGAACCGCGGGAAAAGATGCCCACCGCGCCGTTTTCTTTGGCGAACTTGGCCTCTTCGTAGACCTTGTCCATGCTGAACAGTGGCAGTACGGCGACCCAGCGCAGCCGTTCTTTGGCTTGCTTCCAGATGTCGGCCATCCAGCGGTTGTAACTGCGGGCGAGGGCGAGCTCGATTTCTGGACGCTGCGTCAGCGGAATGATGAAGACCGTTGGGGAAATCACTTGAATGTCGACGCCCAGCTCGTCCATGTGTTTGAGCCGCGCGTTAACGTCGCGCAGCTCGCGCGACGCCATCGGCGTGTTCTTGCCGACGTTGCGCGATTTCAAGCGCAGCGTGCCGTCGACCAACCAGTACTCGTCATTAGACGAGCCGTCGTTGGGGCCCACCACTTGCGGGCGAAACTTGCGTTCCGCACCGTCCATGTATTCCCAGGTTTTCTCGGTCTCCAGCACGTGCGCATCGGCGTCGATTTTGATCATAGGAGTTTCTCCGACAAAAGGGTTGACTGCTGCGGTTCTCATAACACCCGCTAAAGTACCGCGTCAATGATTCTCCTTGACAGCACCCCGTTGTGTGATAGGTAGCGGGCACAGTCCTGGATTCTGCTGAAGACCCAAGAATGCTTCGACAGGCTCAGCATGAACGGATTTTTCATGAGCGATTGCAACTCCGATTCCGTTCGTCCTGAGCCTGTCGAAGGACTCCGGATGGGTTTTTCGGCAGAATCTGATTATCCACGGGACTAATTTCCCTTCGGGTGTTTTTCGCCATGCAAAGTTTCGAACTTGCCGAACCGCACACGCTCGAAGAAGCGTGCCGCCTCTTGAGCGATGACAGTGACGCCAAAGTAGTCGCCGGCGGCACCGCCCTGCTGAATCTCATCAAGCACGGCATCTTCATCCCAAAGACTCTGGTCAATTTAAAAAAGGTGAGCGCCGCCGGCGCCATCGCGTACAATGAAAACACCGGACTCAAGATCGGCGCACTGGCAACTATTTTCGACGTCGAGTCCGACCCGCTCGTACGGCAGTATTATCCCGCGCTGGCAGAGGCCTGCCATCTGGTCGCTAACATTCGTATCC contains:
- a CDS encoding amidohydrolase gives rise to the protein MWNGFNVIDADGHMHEPQDLWTRNVEAKYRDQVPKVAFMDGNIMVYEPDGEFIGKGEIQAAPPESARRAMEEKYGEAYRQWWSPAIRLRDMDQFGWDIQVLLPTGNNGNFAYRVALKDLQLGAAMCRAYNNWCHEYCSADPKRLKFVAVLPGSDVGEMVKEARRAVTELGAVSVRNPYLPEGKWLHEPQYDPLWQLACELDFPIACHGENRQRRFQPFRKLEGHRKDDMELALRGLNHALGFPCDNMATLGHFIFTGLLERFPKLRLAILESNAGWLPFWLGRMDDHTHGRNSVMGKSERLCMLPSEYFMRQCTISCDSDERALNFVVSELNGENIVWNTDYPHADAVEPAKALPMFDAQITSADAKRTILWDNAVKLFGPRILS
- a CDS encoding SDR family oxidoreductase, whose translation is MQGRVVIVTGGAKGIGRHAAHTLAKAGAKVVLADADAERLHKTSGEIKGLGAEVLAVPTDVRDEKDVRRLMHETATRFGQIDALINDAGIVPHFNWGIPKWPRVRNLSYDFWNSVIQTNLGGTFLCSKYVVPFMEERRSGNIVNLWGGGRPENHGASPYVVSKDAIRTFTKYMAEEEREWNVCVVAFSPKQAIATEDAPEEARQRLPAPDSLGNGFVLAAQAGMEMTGKTVEHQSGKLVAVD
- a CDS encoding zinc ribbon domain-containing protein encodes the protein MPIYEYLCLDCKKPFSCLVGVVADSNEPECTRCGGKKLRKLISRPARARSKRSIEDIADLSQLGDMDDPKAMARWAKEMGKTMADETGEPLPDDFEEMIESGADGEPDES
- a CDS encoding NAD(P)-dependent oxidoreductase, giving the protein MKILVTGGQGKIGRYLVQELVSASHQVTVLDQIPGPERGAVKYLIGDIQDLGQVMEAMHGADAVIHLAAIHNPNIATTRLVYETNVIGTFNVHHAAFRLGVKRVVSASSNAIVGWSYSEDFMPDYLPIDENHPLRPVDVYGLSKEIGETIARSYALKGLVTVSLRPSGVVTPDELEEMSKSGGRKPSGFQAYSYVDARDLAVAFGLAVKRPLRGGTIMFAVADDSTIAEPLCDFYPRVKPAIGDKARALTGSAGVYSNTRAKELLGWQPVHSWRK
- a CDS encoding amidohydrolase, whose amino-acid sequence is MRTAAVNPFVGETPMIKIDADAHVLETEKTWEYMDGAERKFRPQVVGPNDGSSNDEYWLVDGTLRLKSRNVGKNTPMASRELRDVNARLKHMDELGVDIQVISPTVFIIPLTQRPEIELALARSYNRWMADIWKQAKERLRWVAVLPLFSMDKVYEEAKFAKENGAVGIFSRGSECEKLLSDSYFFPLYDASSRLDLPICIHSATGSTALFDYYKYETIGFAKFKLVIVGAFHNLIMDKIPERFPKLKIAFLEVSAQWLPYVMTDLDKRYKLQGRTLDTKNLLRDSRFYVGVETSDDLPYIIQAAGDDNLVVGTDYGHADSATELGALNGVCSDARLTPAVAAKIVSDNPRALYSL